A region of the Vigna unguiculata cultivar IT97K-499-35 chromosome 9, ASM411807v1, whole genome shotgun sequence genome:
cttcttcttcttttgtccTTTTGTAAGCATTCTTGGAGCTATGGCCATAGCCATTAACTCTTGGCAGAGGAGTTTACAAGCATACGGAATGAAAACCTACACGGACAATCAAAGCAAGCAAAAAAATCAGCACAAGGAAAAGCTTAGACATGGACTACCAGAAGAGATAAATTACCATTCACCTGAAcaatgtcaattttgtttttgcaCCCCCTGCACTCAAAGTTATTCTTTTTGAGATTTGCAATAGCTATCAACCCACATTGCTCACATACATGAACCCTATATGCATCACTTTGATCAAACAACCTTTCCTTCAGGAAGTGAGCGGCTCCATGAGCTATCATGCAATCCCGTTCCATCTCTCCAAATCGGAGACCTCCCTCTCGTGACCGTCCCTCAGTAGGTTGCCTTGTGAGGATCTGCACAGGACCCCGACCACGACAATGGATCTTGTCGTCAACCATGTGCTTCAGTCTTTGGTAATATGTCGGACCAAGGAAAATCTTTGCACTCAGACGTCTACCTGTATGACCACTGTACATAGTCTCTAAACCAAGCATTTCATACCCACATTTGTGCAGAGCTTTGCTGATATTGTCCACCTGGACaacatatgtatatgtattcAATGTATTGACAtaaacatacaacaacaaaaaaaaaaaacaattttgttcACAGGTGATGTTGAAAAATCATTTTGACtgaaaacttttagaaaaagatatAACTTACCTCTGCCTTTTGGTCTACATTGTTAGGTTTAGGGTATTAGATGGAAGAATGCTACTTACAGTAACATCTGTAAAAGGAGTAGCATCTCCTTCTTTTCCCATATGAGCTGCCACCTTCCCCATGATACACTCGATAAGCTGACCAATTGTCATTCGAGAAGGAATGGCATGTGGATTCACAATAATATCAGGGGTGATGCCTTCTACGGTCCAGGGCATGTCTTCTTGCCTATAAGTCATGCCAACAGTTCCTTTCTGACCATGTCTACTACTGAATTTGTCACCAATCTGTGGTATACGAACAGATCTCACTCTTAATTTCACAGATCTCAATCCATCAGCATTTGTTGTCACCAAAACCTACAAAACCATAAGAATTTAAGGATTCTGGAAACATTAATATGCTCTTAGTTCCCATGtcgataaaatttaaaacctcTTATTCACTATGCATTCACACTAACATAGGCTCAAACTCAACATGTAACATGTTGAAGTAAATGAATACGATAAACTTACTTGATCAACAGTTCCAGTTTCATTGCGACGTAAGCTTATGCTGTGATCACGCCTAGTGTATCGTAAAGCTTGTCCTTGTGCCTCCTCTTGGGATATTGGGCTGGTCTTTCCAGTAATAACATCCTCCTCTTGGGATATTAGGCTGGTCTTTCCAATAATAACATCCTCAGCAGATACTCTTGTACCCTATtgcataataataaattggtctTTGTAAAGTGTCAGGAACAGACAACAAAATGCATAAATACAGATATGCTTACTGGTGATACAAGACCATCATCATCCAGCTTATCATAAGAACCGTGTCTCATTCCCTGCAAAATGAAACCACCAACAAGAaaccaatatctttttccaaataaaaatacaaagcaAGAGTTATAATTTGCCACCAAAGCCAAAATTCTCACCATGGTGTCAGCTCTATTTGGACGGTCAAAACCTTCTTTGACTAGGGTTCCCATCTTCTTCTCTTCGTCTCTATGAAAGTTAAAGAAAGCAGCATTCCTAAACATCACAAACACAGCAACTGAAAGGAGAAAATATCCCATTATGGGCATTCATACCTATATGAACGGAGAAGCAGAGACCGAAAGAACCCACGGTCTATTGATGATTGGTTCATGATCACAGAATCTTCTTGATTGTAACCAGAATAACAGCAAATGGCAACGATGGCATTCTAAAACACAAGGGGTAAATGTATTAGAATGTTTAAATTACCAACAAAATGATATAAAGAAAGGAAGCATGATGTTACAATTCCAGCTGGGAGTTGACGGAAATGAAGATGCTCCATGGCTCTTGTAGTGACCAGTGGCTTTTGCGGATAATATAAAACGTAGGCCAAGGTGTCCTAAGTAGTGAAGCAAAAACATGGAGTATAATCCAgtgttaagtaaaataaaatacatatacaGAAAAACAGCCACTCATTAATCACAAGAAAGAACAAACAATACCATCCGAAACTGGTAGTTGGTAACATATATTCCCATTGCTTGCTTTCCCATTGCAGACTGATACGTATTACGTGGGGACTGATTGGACCAGTCAAAGATAAATGAGACGGATAATGTGTATTAATCAGAATGAATACACACAAAGAATACATATTTACCTGATTGTGATCAGGAAATGGTATGATGGAAGCACATACACCCAGAATCAGTGATGGGTGGATTTCACAATGAGTATACGTATTAGAATATGCTTCTTTTGAATTGATCCTAGCTTGTACAAGATCCTGTAAcatttattcaataattattagAATATGCCTCTTTATCTGCATTAAGAACCTGCATATTCAATAAAGGGTCTTTTTTCAAATCCAGAATTATAATACTAACATTAATTGTCATGGAAATCATTgtattctcttcttcttccgtGTCAATATATTCTATAAAGCCCTTGGACACTAGATCATGCCATCCACCCTCTTCAGGGGATTCCTGAAGAAATTGAATCATGAGTTAAGCAATAACTGAAACAATGTCAACTCTAACTAAAGTTAATGCTGGCTCACCCTCTGTTGTAAAGCATGAATATCCTTCTTCTTTATGAGAAGCCTTTGCTTATCCACAATGAATAAAGGACGACTGCAACGACCATAATCTGTATATATATGCACCTCTTTAAGACGGATATCTCTGACAACCCCAACTTCAGTGTTAACATCAACCTGAACCATGGGAACCATCAGCATCATACCGCAATTAAATCATCTAAGCAACTTTAATcaatcaaatcccaaaagaaAGTCAATAATCGCTATTCAGATGGGTCTATCATGAAGTTATCAGTAAATCAACAATTTGAAAGACACATACCATGGCCTCtaaaaataatgtcaaaacTATGTTGCTCATTCTGTATTTTAggaagttttatattttatacttgctGTAGTTTTATTCTTTATCGCAGCCATATCTTGCTCTTAAAAATAGGTTTATGTACTTAGAAACATATCAAAAGAGAAATGGTAGTTACCCGTCGTCTCAGCATTCTTAATGTTGTCACCAACATATCAGGATCACGATGGATACCTATCCAGCAACcatttacaaaaatttttgttgctTGGGGAATCACTGCAGGAGTAATTTCCTATGCGGATGGAGAACAAACAAGTTTAAGCATAGAAATCATAAGGACTCAATAGAGAAACAAAGTAACTTTACGCAGGAAGGCCATCAACCTCAAAATTCTCGGTGCTCCATTCTTCCAAAAACTGTAGAATAGGATATGCATCTGAACCAACCGTTATGTTGACCATCAATGCCAGATTCTTCACCAGTCCACAGGCCTATACAATAGCCCAATCACACTCATAAATACCAGAGAAAGATGAGTTCCAACAAGTAATGATATAGAAGTATGCTTAGAAAGCAAAATACACACTTGTCCTTCGGGTGTTTCTGCTGGACACATCATTCCCCATTGTGAATTATGCAGTTGTCTTGGTTTGGTCAACTTCCCTGGAATAGTAAAAAATACAGTCTTAATTACCACTTAGATAAATAAGTAGTATTGCAATAGTGCATATTCTGAGTGAATCTATAGAAATAACTGATAAAGCAATACCTATTGCATTTACTATTATGCAAGAAATGTACAAGCGGAGAGGGAAAAGTTGAAGGCTGGATCATGCTTGAATAAAGAAAGATTACCTTCACGCCCTATTGGGGAATTCAGTCTTCGCAAGTGCGATAAAGTGGATGCATAGGTTAAGCGGTTCAGCACCTGAAGCAGAAGATCAAATTGAACAGTCTTTTTGCAAAACAATTACTTGAACCATAAtgcaataatttatattcatacCTGTGAAACTCCAGCTGTAGTCCCTGCACTATTTGCTTGCCCCCAATTACCAGTAGAAAGTGAGTATCTAAGGCCCCTTGTGATGGTTTTTGCATTGATAGCAAATTGCAGATTAACCTCTTTCCCTTTATCAACACACTACAAAATTCATGAGGTACAAAGGTTTAGGTAATGCAAAATGAATACAGCAATAGCTGTAACTTGGAAGTCTGAACAAACCTTCTGTACATACGCCCTGACTTCTCTTGTTAGCTTTCTGAACAGCTGCCCCACAAGTTACAATGGTCAGGAATTGATTGATCAGAAAGTTACTACGTAAAAGACAAATAAATTGGGAAATATCACAAACAAACCGTTCTAAAAAGTCCACCAAGTAAAGGACCAGCCAGATCCAGCCTCTTCTTTCCGTAATGATCCCTATCATCCTCTGCTCTCCGCCCAAGTGCACAGAGTAGTAGCCGGTGAATGATATATCTGTAGGGCAATGACAGTATAATAAATACTCACCAtgtaatcaaaattaaaacacagtatatgaaaaataataaacttacCCAAAATAGTAAGCTTTCTTGGTCTCACAATATTCCCCAATGGCAACATGAGGGAGCATCTCCTTTTGAAGGATCTCCTTAGCATACCTGCAGATTATGATACAAGTGTAACCCTAACTCAATAAAGGATGCAGCACAAACCACTGTGAGGTTTTAAAAAATCCAACTAAACTCACTTAATTCTCTTTTCCTTGGTTACACCAACAGTGGCTCCTCTTTTCCCAATGTAGTCAAGTGCAACCTGCAGTTGagataaatttatatgaaattaaatcaaattaccTAACGGTAGTAAATACATAGAGTGTAAAATAGTGTACCAAATTCTGCCATATTCCACTAATCATAAAAGTTCCTTTACGCTTCTAGGTGATGCTCTTCTTATTACATGTCATCTAATGAATCACGTCTTTCATTTGTTCTCAACAATCAAATTCCCCACTCCATCTTGAACCCTGTAAAGGAACTTCATTTTGTCCTTCTCTATATCTTGGGGAGCACATGTTTTGTCCATGATCTCACTCTGCTTAAAAATAAACTCTTTGTTAAATCCATAAAATGTATTCTTTTCTGGTTACTCTCACCTCCGAAAATGttataaatgtttttctccTCAACTAAAATGGTATCTAGTCTCAGTTGATGTTAAATTCTAGACAAGATAAGCAGCACCACTGTGGCTGCAAGCAAATAACATTTAAAACTAGCGAAGTCACCTGTTGATTTTGAATTACAAACGCCTCTTCCAGAGAAGGACGTAGCAACTCCATCATTTGAGTGTCCGAAAAGTCATAGCATATATGCTCTAATATTTGTTTATCAGCAACAAACCCCAATGCTCGAAACACAATAACGATGGGAATTTCAGTTCGAATATAAGGAAGAGTGGCACGTATATATTGTCCTGAAGAACCCTGAAATGGTAAAATTCATAAACTCAAACGTTGCACAAAACACACAACCACGAAAAAAACTTCTCCGAAAAGCCTAAATTGCAAAGTTAATATTACCCCTTTGGAACTAGTCCGAGAAAGCATGCGCACAAACATAGAACTGGGTGTTCTGTTCTGTGATTCCGCCATGGACCGAACTTCAGCCACATAAGCATACTTGTTTGGCTGCCTCTTCTTAAAGACATAGACATGGTTGGTGCTCATCTTCTCCTGAGCAATCAGAACTTTCTCACTCCCATTAACAATGAAATACCCACCTTGATCATACGGGCATTCCCCAAGCTCAGTCAAATCCTTCTCTGAATTCTGGTATAATGTGCAGTAACTAGACCGAAGCATTATAGGAACCTACCATTGAATTAAAtaagaacaaagagaaaaagagtAATCACTAAACGGTCATTGAGCCTAATCAttgaataacaaaattaaaattatccaaATCAAGCGGCACCTTTCCAATGAAAACTTTGGTTAAATCCTGAATCTCAGTGACCTCTTCACCATCATGCCCCTTCTTTATAACCCTCTTAGAGACATCAACATACAAAGGAGCTGAGTACGTAAGGTTCCTTAACCTGGCAGCCATGGGATACAACGTGGCAGTTTCTCCATCACACTCTGTCATCATAGGCTTACTCAAGTAAATCTGACCGAAACTGATTTTATAAATACTCTGCAAAAAATAACCAACAATTCACTCAACCTCTTCACCCTGTGATACTTAACTCAACTTTCTCATTGGTAAGAA
Encoded here:
- the LOC114164557 gene encoding DNA-directed RNA polymerase II subunit RPB2-like; the protein is MDMEEEQEYEEQMMEDEEIMQEDAWAVISAYFEEKGLVRQQLDSFDEFIQNTIQEIVDESADIEIRPQSHNPRHKSDVAESIYKISFGQIYLSKPMMTECDGETATLYPMAARLRNLTYSAPLYVDVSKRVIKKGHDGEEVTEIQDLTKVFIGKVPIMLRSSYCTLYQNSEKDLTELGECPYDQGGYFIVNGSEKVLIAQEKMSTNHVYVFKKRQPNKYAYVAEVRSMAESQNRTPSSMFVRMLSRTSSKGGSSGQYIRATLPYIRTEIPIVIVFRALGFVADKQILEHICYDFSDTQMMELLRPSLEEAFVIQNQQVALDYIGKRGATVGVTKEKRIKYAKEILQKEMLPHVAIGEYCETKKAYYFGYIIHRLLLCALGRRAEDDRDHYGKKRLDLAGPLLGGLFRTLFRKLTREVRAYVQKCVDKGKEVNLQFAINAKTITRGLRYSLSTGNWGQANSAGTTAGVSQVLNRLTYASTLSHLRRLNSPIGREGKLTKPRQLHNSQWGMMCPAETPEGQACGLVKNLALMVNITVGSDAYPILQFLEEWSTENFEEITPAVIPQATKIFVNGCWIGIHRDPDMLVTTLRMLRRRVDVNTEVGVVRDIRLKEVHIYTDYGRCSRPLFIVDKQRLLIKKKDIHALQQRESPEEGGWHDLVSKGFIEYIDTEEEENTMISMTINDLVQARINSKEAYSNTYTHCEIHPSLILGVCASIIPFPDHNQSPRNTYQSAMGKQAMGIYVTNYQFRMDTLAYVLYYPQKPLVTTRAMEHLHFRQLPAGINAIVAICCYSGYNQEDSVIMNQSSIDRGFFRSLLLRSYRDEEKKMGTLVKEGFDRPNRADTMGMRHGSYDKLDDDGLVSPGTRVSAEDVIIGKTSLISQEEDVITGKTSPISQEEAQGQALRYTRRDHSISLRRNETGTVDQVLVTTNADGLRSVKLRVRSVRIPQIGDKFSSRHGQKGTVGMTYRQEDMPWTVEGITPDIIVNPHAIPSRMTIGQLIECIMGKVAAHMGKEGDATPFTDVTVDNISKALHKCGYEMLGLETMYSGHTGRRLSAKIFLGPTYYQRLKHMVDDKIHCRGRGPVQILTRQPTEGRSREGGLRFGEMERDCMIAHGAAHFLKERLFDQSDAYRVHVCEQCGLIAIANLKKNNFECRGCKNKIDIVQVFIPYACKLLCQELMAMAIAPRMLTKGQKKKKGA